A stretch of the Nicotiana tabacum cultivar K326 chromosome 6, ASM71507v2, whole genome shotgun sequence genome encodes the following:
- the LOC107818699 gene encoding protein RESPONSE TO LOW SULFUR 3, whose translation MFSTIAVPSNQTKPHRREISAVPESEILRRRNEELEKELKKSIEREEKMKKELQKTWERLRVAEEAEERLCSQLGELEAEAVDQARTYRTRVIHLMDQLSLAQKLLESASITVPSIQ comes from the coding sequence ATGTTTTCGACAATTGCTGTGCCTTCAAACCAAACAAAGCCTCATCGCCGGGAGATCTCCGCCGTGCCGGAGAGTGAGATACTCAGGAGAAGAAATGAGGAGTTGGAGAAAGAATTGAAAAAGAGCATTGAGAGGGaagagaaaatgaagaaggaattACAGAAAACATGGGAGAGACTAAGGGTGGCGGAGGAGGCTGAGGAGCGACTTTGCTCTCAGCTCGGTGAACTTGAGGCCGAGGCTGTTGATCAGGCTCGGACTTACAGGACACGCGTCATCCATTTGATGGATCAACTCTCTCTGGCCCAGAAACTTCTCGAATCAGCTTCTATTACCGTTCCCAGTATCCAATGA